The sequence tAATGTGggcgtatatgtctgtatgtgcacGTATGGTTGAGTACATAAGTGCAAATGTTTCCCGtaaggatgatatatatacagttaaaaAAGTACAAGCTGCTAATACCAACATGCACTTATCGGAGCCATGACTGAAGGCTGAATTACTTTCGCCTTTCGAAGACGCTATAGGGGTTTATcgggtgggggttaggggaggtAATGTTCCCTACATAAAGGAGGTCCTTCACCATGGTCGCTACAGTTCGAACGCGACGAGAGCTGAGAGTGCAAGCATGGCTTTACGATACTTGGTGAGTTTGTTATCTTCTGTATAGAGAAAACCCTATTGAGGATGATGCAGTTTCTGATATTCACGTCTGTACATACAggaaaaactgtgtgtgtgtgtgtgtatatatatatatatatatatatatatatatatatatatatatatatatatatatacatatatatatatatctgtgtgtgtgtgtgtgtttgattagtcattcatttatctgtacacatacatttatatacatatatatgcgtgtgtgtatatacaaatatgtgtatttgtgcatatctatgtatatatacaaatatatgtagatatttatatacacatttacatatataaacaagtacacgtgtatgtatatgcatatttacttgcacacatatatacatataatcgtatatatgtaaatttatatacatatatacgcacatacatatatatacaaaaaataagtaaacacacccacacacaacagtaACAATGCTAATTtccataaatagaaaaaatcctTGAGCCTGTGTGCGTGAATGTACTTACAACCacctttgaaaatataaaataaagacatacatcgtaatatctatctatttatccatgctttttaagatatatgcacacacaggtgtatgcacatacatacatttgcgcGTGTCAATGTGGGCTTGCGTATAAGTACGCACAGGAAAAACAATATATTACGATTACTAGGTTCCTCAATATACACTAATCTTACCATATTCTGTGTTGCAGGTTTCGTTGTCTTTAACGGTCGTAGTTCTGGCCGACCAGACCTCACACGTCAGCATCAGTCTCGGTGGTGCTCCTGCTGTCAGCCATCACAGTTCCTCTCACCAAGCACGCACTTCATACCACCGTCAACCTACCTACCACACACAACCCTCTTACCATCCACAACCTTCCTACCATCCTGCGCCCGCTTATCACCCACAGCCTTCCTATGAGCATGAACACGAGCCTGCTGTGCCAGAATGTGCTGCCAACACAACCAAATCATGGTGCCTCCAAGACGACCATTACCCCACTTACGAAATCAAACACGCAGCCGAGTATCACTATGAGAAGCTCCTCTCCCTCTATGCTGACGTAGCCGACCTCAACACTGAGCAGTCTGTGGACCGACCAAACACCCTGGATGAGGAAACTTATTTGTGCCCATCAGAGACTGCTTACGTCAGGCCCCTTCGTGCTCAGAATACCGAGGAAAAGTGGCGTGTCATTGTAAACAATATCGATGTCCATTATCAGACTCTCACTCAGACTACACGCATCGAAGAGTGTCTCACTTCGGGCGATGCATGTCCTCTGGTGCCTGACTGCTACGAGTCCAAGTGTCTGCAGAAGTCCATCTACCACCGCTTCCTTGTCTACGACCCCTATGATCAGTACTTCCCCTTCGCCATTGAGACATTCAAGCTTCCCGCCAGCTGTGCTTGTCTGTTGGCTGCCTACACCATTGATCATTAGTCACCAAACACCTGATCTCAAGCCAAGTCGGGGGGatgtacttattttatttatttatttattttattttttattttatttttttatcattcttagcgCCCTGGGAACAAGGCATACCGCCCATGGAAAGTTGTGAGGTACATGGAGAAGGCAGTTTTCTAGTCATCTATTTATGATAATATCTACAGAGATGATGAGAACTGATTACAAATAACATCgaaatttctctcttttgtgaaagataaaaaataaatattattttacgtATTAGATATTTACATGCTTTCCTTTTGGTAACTTGAATATTTCCATGtctgcatgtttatgtgtgtatatacatatatatatatatatatatatatatatatatatatatatatatatatatatatatttatgtatgtacgtatgtatatatatgtatacatatatataacatatgaacagacaaatacatatacacagatataaacatatatatgtgtatatctgcagatatgtatataaatgtacacacacacacacacacaaccacacacacacacacacacacacacacacacacacacacacatatatatatatatatatatatatatatatatatatatatatatatatatatatgtatgtatgtatatatatatacatatatatcttatgcatgtacataatagtgtgtgtatatatatagagtatacataCACGGGGACAATTAAGATGTTTTTgccataaatataatgtgtgCAGAGTTACGTGTCTTTAATAATGAGAAATGTGATGACGTGTCGTGCGGAAAGGTGGCATcttgttgcagtttttttttctaaacgcatatacatatttttttttctctctctctctctctctcatcaacggAATCACGTAAGCGAATGGCCTGTTTTCTCCCGTGTCCTTTCCAAATCATTGTACTCTTctgccgtaatatatatatatatatatatatatatatatatatatatatatatatatatatatatatatatatatatatatatatatatatatatatatcatatatatatatatatatatatatatatatatatatatatatatatattaaatatatatatatatatatatttcttttttttttacgttcacatacatatacatcaccgtcttgttttctctctcatcaAAAGAGTCACTTAAGGGACTGGCATGTTTTCTACCGTGTCCTTTCCAAATCATTGTACTCTGctgctgtaatatatatatatatatatatatatatatatatatatatatatatatatatatatatattttttttttttttttttttttttttttttttttttttcaaacacatacacacatatatattaccgtTTTGTTATCTCTCTCATCAAAAGAGTCGCCTATGCGACTGGCATGTTCTCTTTTGTGTCCTCCAAACCATTGGGCTCTTTTGTGCTTCAATCGTTCTGTCTAGAAGGAATGCAGACTACTGGCATGGCGATGGGCGGCGGTTGCCTCTGCCTTTATGGAGTAAAGTCACCGCATAATagctagcctccgggctagtacactggtaacgtgtcggcctctcatccgaggggtcggcggttcgcgccccgcccaggcgcgagaagttgcaattgccgcccggaggttactgctgtggctgggcaccacggcgggtaaggacaaggttcagccgagtcagcaccactgacacacgtgagcgagtcggcattagtcgacacaggccgggctcccctcatagcccgggcgaggctaagcttcgcatatcggacttatccttatgcggctacaggagcgcctgttggcaatcccaccgccacggtaagcaccgagtgtcagaccaacaaatgagacagccataaaaagctgacacaggccgggccataagtgaaaggcccgggcgaagccagaacttcgcaaatctcaagcaagcaagcaagcgcatAATAGCTCGATTAGCCCAAAGAGCATGGCGAAAATGCCCGCTTATTCATTGGAGCTAGGCGGCCTTGGGTTGATGAGGCCCTGGCGCTCGATCGTGCTTTGTCTCTGTTAAGAGTTGGCTTCATGTTATGGGTTAAAATCATTTCCCTTAATAACTGTAAGAAATGTATTTTGGCACTGTAGTGACCCGCATTTAGACTTGCAACGGCGGATCACTCCTGCTATAGCATCGCGATAAGATCCTTGCCTGGAGTGGCTGGGAATAGAAAAGCATACCCTTCATGTTCGAGAAGACATTCTGAAGAAAACCGGATACGGCctaatcttactattattacacaTAGGTTTATTTCAATTATGTTAaagcttaaaaaataataataataataataataataataatctatcatTGTTCCTTTTTAAAGATCATCTTGATAATCTAAGAAGCTCCAGAAAGATGTaacattaaaatactaaaaatcaGCAGGGaagattttatattcatttttagtcTGCAACTTATTTTGAAATATGTTTTTCtagattttactattatattttttaatgggaTTTTTATAGAGTTCATTTGTAGGCAtaatttaggtataaggagagaCCCAGAGAAGCGAGGTCGATGATGTTACCCTCGCTCGAGTGCGATCAGAGAGACCGGAAAGCATAGCGAGCAGAGGTCAGGTTGTGAGGACTTGGGAAGCAGTCATTCAATTAACACTGTCCTACCTGACCTTTGCCAAGTGTTCGTCGACTTCAGGGGACCACTTTCACTTCAGCCCTAAGAAATTAAGTTATTTATTTTAGGGCCGTAACAGTGTTGTGTTTGCAGTCAAGGGGAATCGGCATATAGAATATAATTCCAGTAAACTGTGTCCCGAGTGCgtcatttcttttttaatgtggAGCCTCGTAATTTCATCTTGTAAAACGCGATGTTTAATTATGATTTTCTCGTTTActtatctttttgtgtttatgtacttTATGATCCCCAGAAAGTTagttcattttatgttttatttcaagtGTTTTTACATCAATAAAGGTGTAAATGTGTTATGTGATATTGCTTTTCTCTCAatcgctaataataatattgcctaCAAACAGGTATAAATGTAATAAGGTCTTGTGAATAAGAAATGtacgataaagatgaaaatagttGAACAACCGGGGAATGTGAACCAAGTGTTCaactaaaaggaaaaagagacttATAAAGAAAGGGGACCGTACGggtgaagaaaatgaatgaatgaatagaaaacGTTACACCGCCGCAGGCAATCTCAAGGTCGCACAGTACGCCTAAGTGTTGCCCACTCACGAACTTTGTTTATTTCGTGAAAGTAGTTTACATGAGACTCTGTTAAGATATTACTTTCCACGGGGGTTTTCTTTGAGCCTGCATTGCGAGCGAGCACACGACTACCCAGCCATAACATGCTACCAAAGTCCcgaacacatgcacaaacaccacacacacgtagcTTTCTGTCCTTTTCCTCACTGTCTAACTATTAGAACAGTCATATTTATGTTGGAAATACTCTTAATCTGCTGGTGGCAGCGCTTTTTTAGTTTGAGCATGATTCGGGGAAGGGAAAGAATCGGGCCGCTATAATTGGAACATTAGTCATAGCTGAGAGAAACGCTACATTAGCACTCTGAGCAGTTAAATGATTcgtgaaatttatgaaaaaataaccaAATCAACATAGTACATAACTAATTGACatgcatagacacatacatatgtgtatatacatatat comes from Penaeus monodon isolate SGIC_2016 chromosome 5, NSTDA_Pmon_1, whole genome shotgun sequence and encodes:
- the LOC119572937 gene encoding neurotrophin 1-like isoform X2, giving the protein MALRYLVSLSLTVVVLADQTSHVSISLGGAPAVSHHSSSHQARTSYHRQPTYHTQPSYHPQPSYHPAPAYHPQPSYEHEHEPAVPECAANTTKSWCLQDDHYPTYEIKHAAEYHYEKLLSLYADVADLNTEQSVDRPNTLDEETYLCPSETAYVRPLRAQNTEEKWRVIVNNIDVHYQTLTQTTRIEECLTSGDACPLVPDCYESKCLQKSIYHRFLVYDPYDQYFPFAIETFKLPASCACLLAAYTIDH